Proteins from a single region of Chloroherpeton thalassium ATCC 35110:
- a CDS encoding tetratricopeptide repeat protein, whose protein sequence is MAYLISGDWNSALSQYIVLKDQDSVLAAELYQEILSQKAEQELQLEFFESMLHKRDVKKAGRFEANFQLGSAYLRKQEYEKAIEFYKAALEIKPNTVDALNALGVCYLNLERYNEAISVLKLAIDYDPSKPQIYSNLGTAYFSSDRFQDAIAAFEKAVSLNDKLAYPYYGIGISYYSLESKMNMLSSLNASIYVRSGSLGKNANAAKNERFQNIIEPLEHAVKLRPDLASAHFGLGMAYLETGLFGKAIEAFNQAVRFNPEFAQAFAGLGSVYMKLGYKGEAKKALEEAIKLKPEFVDAHLQLGSLFIDEGEYALAIKSFNNITVLNPQNAQAHYLLGQLYIQTNDRAAAMKQLDILDQLSPYLANKLLYALKKRGYLH, encoded by the coding sequence ATGGCGTATCTGATTAGCGGCGATTGGAACAGCGCACTAAGCCAATACATTGTGCTGAAAGATCAAGACAGCGTTTTAGCTGCCGAGCTTTATCAAGAAATTCTTTCCCAAAAAGCGGAACAAGAGCTGCAGCTTGAATTTTTCGAGTCTATGCTGCACAAACGTGACGTAAAAAAAGCTGGACGATTTGAAGCGAATTTTCAGTTGGGCAGTGCTTACCTCAGAAAGCAGGAATACGAAAAAGCTATTGAATTCTATAAAGCCGCTCTTGAAATCAAGCCAAATACGGTGGACGCGCTGAACGCACTTGGCGTTTGCTACTTGAACTTGGAACGCTACAACGAAGCCATTTCCGTTCTTAAGCTGGCCATTGATTACGACCCGAGCAAACCGCAAATTTATTCGAACCTTGGCACGGCTTATTTTAGCTCAGATCGTTTTCAGGACGCTATCGCTGCATTTGAAAAAGCGGTGTCGCTAAACGATAAATTAGCTTATCCTTACTACGGCATTGGCATTTCATATTATAGTTTGGAATCGAAAATGAATATGCTCTCCTCCTTAAATGCGTCGATTTATGTGCGCTCTGGTTCACTGGGCAAAAACGCAAATGCCGCTAAAAATGAGCGATTTCAAAATATCATTGAACCGCTCGAACACGCGGTTAAGCTTCGGCCAGATTTAGCGAGTGCTCATTTCGGACTGGGCATGGCTTATTTGGAAACAGGCTTATTTGGCAAAGCCATCGAAGCATTCAACCAAGCCGTTCGCTTCAATCCTGAATTTGCACAAGCATTTGCGGGCTTAGGTTCGGTTTATATGAAATTGGGTTATAAAGGCGAGGCAAAAAAAGCGCTTGAAGAAGCCATCAAATTAAAACCGGAATTTGTAGATGCACATCTGCAGCTCGGCAGCCTTTTCATAGACGAAGGCGAGTATGCTTTGGCGATTAAATCCTTTAATAATATTACGGTGCTCAATCCGCAAAATGCACAAGCGCATTATCTCTTAGGGCAGCTTTATATTCAAACAAATGATCGTGCAGCGGCGATGAAGCAACTCGATATTCTTGATCAGCTCAGTCCCTACTTAGCAAATAAACTTTTATATGCGCTAAAAAAAAGAGGCTACCTCCATTAA
- a CDS encoding D-2-hydroxyacid dehydrogenase, translated as MKIVLLDAATLGSDISLSAIEKFGSLISYPQTKPNETAGRIEDADIVITNKVVINDELMNQSRALKLICVAATGMNNIDLEAAQKRHISVKNVAGYSTESVVQSTFSHVFYLLNQQAYYDNYGKNRWHHSRIFTHLSRPFFEITGKRWGIIGLGAIGRRVAEIAAAFGCEVVYFSTSGKNRTADFKQVGLDELFKTCHIVSIHAPLNPQTLNLIGEKQLQLLQPQAVVVNVGRGGIIDEPALAKALDERPIYAGLDVISTEPISPTNPLLKVTHKERLCITPHMAWTSVEARQRLIEGIAKNIEVWLAKDERFFR; from the coding sequence ATGAAAATTGTATTGCTTGATGCAGCTACGTTAGGCAGCGATATTTCATTAAGTGCGATCGAAAAATTTGGAAGCTTAATAAGTTATCCGCAAACCAAGCCGAATGAAACCGCAGGACGAATTGAAGATGCCGATATTGTCATCACAAATAAAGTGGTGATCAATGACGAGCTCATGAATCAATCGCGCGCGTTGAAACTCATTTGCGTGGCGGCCACTGGAATGAATAATATCGATTTAGAAGCTGCCCAAAAAAGGCATATTTCTGTGAAAAATGTGGCCGGTTATTCGACTGAAAGTGTTGTTCAATCAACTTTCTCGCATGTTTTTTACCTACTCAATCAGCAAGCCTACTACGACAATTATGGGAAAAATCGTTGGCATCATAGCCGGATTTTTACGCATTTAAGCAGGCCTTTCTTTGAGATTACAGGTAAGCGGTGGGGCATTATTGGACTGGGCGCGATTGGTCGGCGTGTTGCCGAAATTGCTGCCGCGTTTGGCTGTGAAGTCGTCTATTTTTCCACATCGGGAAAAAACAGAACAGCGGATTTTAAACAGGTCGGATTAGATGAGCTTTTCAAGACTTGCCATATCGTGAGCATTCATGCGCCGCTCAACCCGCAGACTCTGAACTTAATTGGAGAGAAGCAGTTGCAGTTGTTGCAGCCACAAGCAGTGGTGGTAAATGTTGGCAGAGGCGGCATTATCGATGAGCCTGCGCTCGCAAAAGCTTTGGATGAACGCCCTATTTATGCCGGCTTGGATGTGATTTCAACCGAGCCAATTTCTCCAACCAATCCGCTTCTAAAGGTGACGCATAAAGAGCGTCTTTGCATAACGCCTCATATGGCATGGACGAGTGTCGAGGCGCGGCAGCGACTCATCGAAGGGATCGCCAAAAATATAGAAGTGTGGTTGGCTAAGGACGAGCGTTTCTTTCGGTAA
- a CDS encoding thymidine kinase, protein MPQKQTNQSINKRVLTGCIEVIAGCMFSGKTEELIRRLRRAQIAGQKTEIFKPAIDNRYSETEIVSHSEFRISSRVVSHSKEIMLHSQNADVVGIDEAQFFDEGIVDVCESLANNGKRVIVAGLDLDFRGKPFGPMPQLLAVAEYVTKTLAVCMKSGLPASRTQRIAPGTDLIDVGHTNKYEARHRAFFEPPKDV, encoded by the coding sequence TTGCCACAAAAACAGACGAATCAGAGCATTAACAAAAGGGTTTTAACCGGCTGCATCGAGGTGATTGCCGGCTGCATGTTCAGTGGAAAGACAGAAGAATTGATTCGGCGCTTGCGCCGGGCACAAATTGCGGGTCAGAAAACAGAAATTTTTAAGCCGGCAATTGATAATCGTTACAGCGAAACCGAAATTGTCTCCCATAGCGAATTTCGAATTTCTTCTCGTGTAGTTTCGCATTCCAAAGAAATCATGTTGCATTCTCAAAATGCCGATGTGGTCGGTATTGATGAGGCGCAGTTTTTTGATGAAGGAATTGTTGATGTCTGTGAATCGCTGGCCAATAATGGAAAGCGGGTGATTGTCGCAGGCCTCGACTTGGATTTTCGCGGAAAACCTTTTGGACCGATGCCGCAGCTTTTAGCTGTTGCGGAGTACGTGACCAAAACGCTTGCTGTTTGCATGAAGTCGGGTTTGCCGGCTTCGCGAACACAGCGGATTGCGCCCGGCACAGATTTGATTGATGTGGGACATACGAATAAGTATGAAGCCCGGCATCGAGCCTTCTTTGAGCCGCCAAAAGACGTTTAG
- the cdd gene encoding cytidine deaminase: MTQEKKYRGITRIDSHDTHGWFVRAYKAGKTTSKLFSDAVYGGKEIALKEAITFREELVKKLNDGVDVDLVKQAKKVRSLRAKPVDLVAEANEAMKMAIAPYSKFQVGAALKASSGNVYTGQNIESASFGLSMCAERVALFKALSEGERGFSEIVITSSSDDFCPLCGACRQVLLEFAGNISVIMVNGKGEMKKQKLQKLLPEAFNAKVFEKSGTTKIATKTDESEH; this comes from the coding sequence ATGACACAAGAAAAAAAATATCGAGGCATAACCAGAATCGACTCCCACGATACCCACGGCTGGTTTGTTAGGGCATATAAGGCTGGAAAGACGACATCCAAACTTTTCAGTGATGCCGTCTACGGCGGCAAAGAAATTGCCTTAAAGGAAGCCATCACATTTCGGGAGGAACTCGTCAAAAAGTTAAATGATGGGGTAGATGTTGATTTGGTAAAGCAAGCAAAAAAAGTGCGCTCGTTAAGAGCCAAGCCGGTAGATTTAGTCGCCGAAGCCAATGAGGCCATGAAGATGGCGATTGCGCCATATTCCAAGTTTCAAGTTGGCGCGGCGTTGAAGGCCAGTTCCGGCAATGTTTATACCGGTCAAAATATTGAAAGCGCGTCCTTTGGCTTAAGCATGTGCGCAGAACGTGTTGCGTTGTTTAAGGCATTAAGTGAAGGGGAAAGAGGGTTTTCAGAAATTGTGATTACCTCCAGTTCCGATGATTTTTGTCCGCTATGTGGTGCTTGCCGTCAAGTGCTTTTGGAATTTGCCGGAAATATTTCCGTAATCATGGTTAATGGCAAAGGCGAGATGAAAAAGCAAAAACTCCAGAAGCTTTTGCCTGAAGCATTTAACGCGAAAGTTTTTGAAAAATCTGGAACAACCAAAATTGCCACAAAAACAGACGAATCAGAGCATTAA
- a CDS encoding aminopeptidase P family protein, translated as MQETSETLLMADQARIHALQNELQAAGLDAFFITNLTEIRWLTGFSGSNASVLVRKDLAWLFTDFRYQEQVKSEVKNAIPIIANDGFITELKSGKYRLDGQVGFQSDKITVSFLEKLKSDLPDVDFVPKPAFFENLMMVKTPDEIEKMQKAVEISDKVFEKILPLISPDVTELDIAAEISYWNKKFGAEKDSFDPIVASGPRGAMPHAKPSNQKLLPNQLIVIDMGCYYQGYASDQTRTVGLGKISSEAKKIYNLVLQAHLLGIESAKAGMSGKILDEIVRNFLTKTGYGSYFGHSLGHGVGLEVHEQPHVSRRSVAPMPAGSVITIEPGIYLPEQFGVRIEDMVLLSESGATPFQKSAKQLIEV; from the coding sequence ATGCAAGAGACTTCAGAAACCCTTCTCATGGCCGACCAAGCAAGGATTCATGCACTTCAAAATGAACTTCAAGCGGCGGGCTTAGATGCTTTTTTTATCACGAACCTAACAGAAATTAGATGGCTAACGGGATTTAGCGGTTCAAACGCGAGCGTTTTAGTCCGAAAAGATCTGGCGTGGCTTTTCACCGATTTTCGCTATCAAGAGCAAGTAAAATCGGAAGTGAAAAATGCGATTCCGATTATTGCGAACGACGGATTTATCACGGAATTGAAATCCGGGAAATATCGGCTCGATGGGCAAGTGGGATTTCAATCCGATAAAATCACCGTTAGTTTTTTGGAGAAGCTGAAATCAGATCTGCCTGATGTGGACTTTGTCCCAAAGCCGGCTTTTTTTGAAAATTTGATGATGGTGAAAACGCCGGACGAAATCGAGAAAATGCAAAAGGCCGTTGAGATCAGCGATAAAGTTTTTGAAAAGATCCTTCCTCTCATTTCTCCTGATGTCACGGAGCTGGACATTGCCGCAGAAATTTCCTATTGGAATAAAAAATTTGGCGCAGAAAAAGATTCTTTTGATCCGATTGTCGCCAGCGGGCCAAGAGGCGCAATGCCCCATGCCAAACCCAGCAATCAAAAGCTTTTGCCAAATCAGCTAATTGTGATTGATATGGGGTGCTATTATCAAGGCTACGCTTCCGATCAGACGCGAACCGTTGGGCTTGGGAAAATTTCGAGCGAAGCAAAGAAAATATACAACTTGGTTTTGCAGGCACATTTGCTGGGTATCGAATCGGCAAAAGCCGGGATGAGTGGGAAAATACTCGATGAAATTGTAAGGAATTTTCTAACAAAAACAGGGTATGGTTCGTACTTTGGTCATTCGTTAGGACATGGCGTTGGTTTGGAAGTGCACGAGCAGCCGCATGTGAGTCGGCGTAGCGTGGCACCCATGCCAGCAGGCAGTGTGATTACGATTGAGCCTGGTATTTACTTGCCGGAGCAATTTGGTGTGCGAATTGAAGATATGGTTTTGCTAAGTGAGTCTGGCGCAACGCCTTTTCAAAAATCTGCTAAACAACTTATTGAAGTTTAA
- a CDS encoding NAD-dependent succinate-semialdehyde dehydrogenase, protein MALLSINPATEETIASYKDMPLKELESVLELSQSDFQEWSQLSFHLRQIPLITLAGVLRDNKEKYGKIISQEMGKPIVQAEAEVEKCAWVCEFYAEKAEEFLSPEEVETEASQSWVAYQPLGIVLGIMPWNFPFWQVFRFAVPAMMAGNSVVVKHAPNVTGSALAIEESFREAGFPENLYRTVLIAPENVPEHSSMLIEHPLVKAVTVTGSTGAGRYIAAKAGMALKKSVMELGGNDPYIVLEDANLEETIGACVLARLQNAGQSCIAAKRFIVNENIREKFEEFLVRHMTAKKMGNPLDRSTDIGPIARVDLREGLHRQVEESIKAGATLLLGGKLPEGKGYFYPPTILTNVKKGMPAYSEETFGPVASIITVEDDDEAVKIANDSEYGLGSAIFTQNISRAQEIAAKLETGNCFINSMVKSDPRLPFGGVKQSGYGRELSQFGIREFVNIKTHYIK, encoded by the coding sequence ATGGCACTTCTATCTATTAATCCGGCAACAGAAGAAACAATTGCATCTTATAAAGACATGCCACTTAAAGAGCTTGAGAGCGTGCTCGAACTATCTCAAAGTGATTTTCAAGAGTGGTCGCAGCTTTCCTTTCACTTGCGCCAAATACCGCTGATAACCCTCGCCGGCGTGCTGCGGGACAATAAAGAGAAGTACGGCAAAATTATTTCGCAGGAAATGGGGAAACCCATTGTTCAAGCTGAGGCTGAGGTTGAGAAATGCGCTTGGGTTTGCGAATTTTATGCGGAAAAAGCTGAAGAATTTTTGTCGCCAGAAGAGGTCGAAACAGAAGCCTCTCAAAGTTGGGTTGCTTATCAACCATTAGGAATTGTATTAGGCATCATGCCATGGAATTTCCCGTTTTGGCAGGTCTTTCGCTTTGCCGTGCCGGCGATGATGGCCGGAAACAGCGTGGTTGTTAAACATGCACCTAACGTCACGGGCAGCGCGCTTGCCATCGAAGAAAGTTTCCGCGAAGCTGGTTTTCCTGAAAATTTATACAGAACGGTTTTAATTGCTCCCGAAAATGTTCCCGAGCACTCGTCGATGCTCATTGAACATCCGCTCGTTAAAGCGGTGACGGTCACGGGCAGCACCGGGGCAGGCAGATACATTGCAGCCAAAGCAGGCATGGCGCTTAAGAAAAGCGTTATGGAACTTGGCGGCAACGACCCCTATATCGTGCTCGAAGATGCAAACTTGGAGGAAACCATCGGCGCATGCGTTTTGGCACGACTTCAAAACGCCGGCCAAAGCTGCATTGCGGCAAAACGGTTTATCGTGAACGAAAACATTCGCGAGAAATTTGAGGAATTTTTGGTTCGCCACATGACGGCAAAAAAAATGGGCAATCCGCTCGACCGCTCGACCGACATCGGCCCCATCGCCCGCGTGGATCTGCGAGAAGGGCTCCACCGCCAGGTTGAAGAAAGCATCAAAGCAGGCGCAACCCTTTTGCTCGGCGGCAAACTTCCCGAAGGCAAAGGATATTTTTACCCGCCGACCATTCTCACCAACGTGAAAAAAGGGATGCCCGCTTATAGCGAGGAAACCTTTGGGCCGGTCGCGTCCATCATCACGGTTGAAGACGACGACGAAGCCGTAAAAATTGCGAATGATTCCGAATATGGGCTCGGCTCGGCGATTTTCACACAAAATATTTCGCGGGCGCAAGAGATCGCCGCAAAGCTTGAAACAGGCAACTGTTTTATTAACTCTATGGTCAAATCCGACCCGCGGTTGCCGTTTGGCGGCGTGAAGCAATCGGGATACGGGCGCGAGCTGTCGCAATTCGGCATCAGGGAGTTTGTCAATATCAAAACGCACTATATTAAATAA
- a CDS encoding low molecular weight protein-tyrosine-phosphatase, which produces MGKKKIKVLFVCFGNICRSPTAAAVFKKTVENEGLHEVIEVDSAGTSGYHIGDKADVRSRDAAASRGYDMSDHRGRRVEVEDFSTFDYILAMDNDNYSQLATLCTAGNWNKLKMFMAFGDGFPGKEVPDPYYGGPSGFELVLDMVESASQGLLRDIKEKHLSKTEA; this is translated from the coding sequence ATGGGAAAAAAGAAAATTAAGGTCTTGTTTGTTTGTTTCGGAAATATTTGCCGCTCTCCCACCGCCGCCGCGGTTTTCAAAAAGACGGTTGAAAACGAAGGATTACACGAAGTCATCGAGGTCGACTCGGCAGGCACTTCGGGCTATCACATCGGAGACAAGGCCGACGTGCGCTCGCGCGATGCGGCGGCCTCTCGCGGATACGACATGAGCGACCACCGCGGACGGCGCGTCGAAGTTGAAGATTTCTCGACCTTCGACTACATTTTAGCGATGGATAACGATAATTACAGCCAGCTTGCCACACTTTGCACCGCAGGAAACTGGAACAAACTGAAAATGTTCATGGCGTTCGGCGACGGCTTTCCCGGCAAGGAAGTTCCCGACCCGTATTACGGTGGGCCAAGCGGCTTCGAACTTGTTTTGGACATGGTCGAATCCGCCTCGCAAGGCTTGCTTCGCGACATCAAAGAAAAGCACCTTTCGAAAACCGAAGCCTGA
- a CDS encoding fructosamine kinase family protein, with protein sequence MLDARQQQIESVLGHTPENIRSLSGGCVGEVYQVRFKTNPAVVAKVASGGNKTLQIEGDMLTYLREKTALPVPEVLFNSPALLLMSFVEGNSPCSRKAEEHGAELLAELHQVKAEQFGFDYDTLIGGLHQPNPKYDSWISFFAEQRLCFMARTAYDAGQLPKNSLARFERFAEKLDTLIAEPKHPSLIHGDIWGGNVLIHADKIAAFIDPAIYFAHPEIELAFITLFGTFGERFFDCYSEICGLEPKFFEVRRDIYNLYPLLVHTRLFGGHYRRAAERIIERHGF encoded by the coding sequence ATGCTTGACGCACGGCAACAACAAATCGAATCGGTGCTCGGCCACACGCCGGAAAACATCCGCAGCCTTAGCGGCGGGTGCGTAGGGGAAGTTTATCAGGTTCGGTTCAAAACGAATCCGGCGGTTGTCGCAAAAGTTGCATCGGGCGGAAACAAGACGCTTCAAATCGAGGGCGACATGCTGACTTACCTCAGAGAAAAAACGGCGTTGCCCGTTCCCGAAGTACTTTTTAATTCGCCAGCGCTGCTGCTTATGTCGTTTGTTGAAGGAAATTCGCCATGCAGCCGCAAGGCCGAAGAACACGGCGCCGAGTTGCTTGCCGAATTGCATCAAGTCAAAGCCGAGCAATTCGGGTTCGATTACGACACGCTTATCGGCGGGCTGCATCAACCCAATCCGAAATACGATTCTTGGATTTCATTCTTTGCCGAACAGCGCCTTTGCTTCATGGCGCGAACGGCCTACGACGCCGGACAACTTCCTAAAAATTCACTTGCGCGATTCGAACGCTTTGCCGAAAAATTGGACACACTCATCGCCGAACCCAAACATCCGTCGCTCATACACGGCGACATTTGGGGCGGCAACGTGCTAATTCATGCCGACAAAATTGCCGCGTTTATCGATCCGGCAATCTATTTTGCGCATCCCGAAATCGAACTGGCGTTTATCACCTTGTTCGGCACGTTCGGCGAGCGGTTCTTTGATTGCTACTCGGAAATTTGCGGCCTCGAACCGAAGTTCTTTGAAGTGCGGCGCGACATCTATAATCTTTATCCGCTCTTGGTTCACACCCGACTTTTCGGCGGACATTATCGCCGGGCTGCCGAGCGCATCATTGAGCGGCACGGATTTTAA
- the rlmB gene encoding 23S rRNA (guanosine(2251)-2'-O)-methyltransferase RlmB, translating into MSSVVYGRNAVLELIRTRPEEVEKIYFQFNTEQSKLKEILVTAKRHNISIGKARNNRLVELSGTDKHQGVCALVGKVKYFELDEILARPRNSKQLIVILDGLEDPHNVGAIIRTAEAAAVDAVIIPHDSGCPINATVAKTSAGALSHIRLCKVVNLSQTIERLKKHGFWVYGLDMDGEKNYYEIDFNDHCAIVVGSEGKGIRQLVRKNCDALIRLPIAGNVESLNASVSAAIPLYEAMRQRLS; encoded by the coding sequence ATGTCAAGCGTAGTTTATGGGCGCAACGCGGTTTTGGAGCTCATCAGAACGCGGCCTGAAGAAGTTGAAAAAATTTATTTCCAATTCAACACCGAGCAAAGCAAGCTGAAGGAAATTCTCGTTACCGCCAAGCGACATAATATTTCCATCGGCAAGGCGCGAAACAATCGCCTTGTGGAACTTAGCGGAACGGACAAGCATCAAGGCGTTTGCGCGCTGGTCGGTAAAGTCAAATACTTTGAGCTGGACGAAATTTTGGCACGCCCGCGCAACAGCAAACAATTGATTGTCATTTTGGACGGATTGGAAGACCCGCACAACGTGGGCGCAATTATCCGAACCGCCGAAGCCGCCGCCGTTGACGCCGTGATCATCCCGCACGATTCCGGCTGCCCGATTAACGCAACCGTTGCGAAAACCTCAGCCGGAGCGCTTTCACATATTCGTTTGTGCAAAGTGGTCAATTTGTCCCAAACCATTGAGCGGCTGAAAAAACACGGCTTTTGGGTCTACGGTCTGGACATGGACGGCGAAAAAAATTATTATGAAATAGATTTCAACGACCATTGCGCCATCGTTGTCGGCTCGGAAGGCAAAGGCATCCGGCAGCTTGTGCGAAAAAATTGCGACGCCCTGATTCGCCTACCGATTGCAGGCAATGTGGAATCCTTGAACGCCAGCGTCTCGGCAGCGATTCCGCTTTACGAGGCCATGCGCCAACGCTTGAGCTAA